The Cydia fagiglandana chromosome 4, ilCydFagi1.1, whole genome shotgun sequence genome has a window encoding:
- the LOC134664120 gene encoding uncharacterized protein LOC134664120, translating to MKQYSIVGNKKKVTMETNATRLKVVGNGCVIIVKSNQGHIEVIGSDCKINVVDNFGTINLVGANGLVTVSRRYKNDDIQLIGASCHLLVDGKEKATFEPFSAQLSPFSKNLDDVIESIFTFVMR from the coding sequence atgAAGCAATACTCGATCGTCGGCAACAAGAAGAAAGTCACCATGGAAACAAACGCCACGCGTCTAAAGGTCGTTGGCAACGGCTGCGTCATAATAGTCAAAAGCAACCAAGGTCACATCGAAGTCATCGGCAGCGATTGCAAGATTAACGTTGTTGACAACTTTGGGACCATCAACCTAGTCGGAGCCAATGGTCTAGTGACAGTTTCTAGACGTTACAAGAACGATGAcattcaacttattggtgcctCCTGTCATTTGCTAGTGGATGGGAAAGAAAAAGCAACATTTGAGCCGTTTTCTGCTCAACTCTCGCCGTTCAGCAAGAATTTGGATGATGTTATTGAGTCTATCTTCACCTTCGTCATGCGTTGA